The Deinococcus misasensis DSM 22328 nucleotide sequence GAGACCACGAGGATGGCGCCGTCCATTTGGGCAGCTCCGGTGATCATGTTTTTGACGTAGTCAGCGTGACCGGGGCAGTCCACGTGGGAGTAGTGGCGGGAAGGGGTGTTGTACTCCACGTGGGCGGTGTTGATGGTGATGCCACGGGCCTTTTCCTCAGGTGCCTTGTCGATCTGGTCGTAGGCGAGCTTTTCGATGGTGGGATCGGCAGCTGCTGCGGTAAAGGTGATCGCGGCGGTGAGGGTGGTTTTACCGTGGTCCACGTGACCAATGGTTCCCACGTTCACGTGGGGCTTGGTGCGTTCAAACGTGCCTTTAGCCATGCTAATTTCCTCCTATATATCATGATGATGTGGTCCGCTTTTCACGGACCCCCTCATCGAACCAAAATTTTTGGAGCTCGTGGTCGGGATTGAACCGACGACCTCTCCCTTACCAAGGGAGTGCTCTACCACTGAGCTACACGAGCGTTCCTGGTGGGCAGGGCTGGATTCGAACCAGCGAAGGGGAAACCCGTCAGATTTACAGTCTGATGCCTTTGGCCGCTTGGCTACCTACCCGAGTTTTATACCACACTTATCCTACACTACAAACCCTTTGAAAGTTTGGAGCCACCCATCGGAATTGAACCGACAACCTTCCGATTACAAGTCGGGTGCTCTACCAGTTGAGCTAGGGTGGCGACCGTTCCTTTGGGCTTGGAATTCGCTGATGCGCTTTCCGAGGAGGAATAGTAGCATACCACCATAGGGGTGTCAAGCAACATGGGGGCGGGTCACTTTTTCACCCCACCCTTGACATGGTCAACCCGAGAAGAATGATTGTTTGGATTAGAAATTTCGGTGTTTTTTGTACTGAGTTCAAGCATAAAGATGGTCCATTGCAGAACGGGTGGCTTCACGCAAAACCTCCACACTTCTGGACAGTTGCAAAGCCTCTCGGGTGCTGAGGGGAACCTCAAGGGTTTCCTTGATTCCATCTCCGCCCACAATTCGGGGAAGGGCGTAAGCCAGACCTTCACTGTCAGGGGCAGTCACAGAAAGAATGGCCCTTGCATCCCGTGTGATCACTTCGGTGATGCGGGCCAGAGCCGCACCGATGCCGTAATAGGTCGCGCCTTTGCCTTCAATGATGGTGTAAGCGGCTTTGCGCACTTTCTCATCGATGCTGGACTTGATGGCATCGTCCCACTGGATGCCTCTCTGAACGCAGTATTCTCCGATGGGAATGCCAGAGATGCTGGCGCTTGACCATGCCAGCACTTCACTGTCTCCATGCTCTCCCAGAACAAAAGCATGCACATGTTGCGGATCAATCCCGACATGCTGCCCCACCAGAGCCCGAAACCGTGCGGTGTCCAGTGTGGTCCCTGAGCCCAAAACCCTCCCCTCTGGCAACCCTGCAATTTTTGCGGTGATGGCTGTCAGGACATCCACAGGATTGGTGGCCACGATCAAGATGGCCTCTGGGGCTGCCTGAACGACCTGAGGCACCATCTCCGAAAAGATGTTGACATTTCGTTCGAGGAGTTGCAGGCGGGTCTCGCCGGGTTTCTGGTTGACCCCTGCCGTCAGGATCACCACTTTGGCCCCTTCCAGATCCTCATATTTGCCTGCGGTCACCCGCACTGGATGGGTGAAGGGTGTGGCGTGCTGGATGTCTTCGGCTTCAGCGAGGGCTTTTTTGGCGTTGATGTCAGTGAGCACCAGTTCGGTGCAGCTTCCCCTCAGGGTCAGGGCATAGGCTGCCGCTGCACCCACAAATCCTGTTCCCACAATTCCGACTTTCATGGTGACTCCTTTCAGGAGGCCGAGGGCCGAGAGCAACAAACAAATCACTGTCCAAGATCCATGTGTGGATCATTCAAGGCATGGGCCGAAGCTTCACATGCCCTCGGCCCTTTGCTCTCGGCCCTCGGCTTTGAAAAACACGTCCAAAACCCCATTCCTGTGCATGATTATACCGACCTGCTTACTTGCAAATATGTCATTCGTTCTATGTTTCTTTTACGTCAAAAGGATTAGACTGACCGCACATGGGCCATGATAGGCTTTTAAACCCCCTTGACAATGTCCCGAATTCGAAGTGCGGGACGCTCTTTTCCCTGAGGTGAACAGTGAACCATTTGAAGAAGCTCGCTCCGTACTTGCGAAATCACATGCGCCAGTACGTGATCGGCGTTCTGGCGGTGCTGGTGTCGAACGTGGCCGTGTTGCTTGGCCCTTATGTGGTCCGACTGGCCATTGATTCGATCAGTGCCGCCTTCAAAAACCAGCAGGCCCTGCCCAACCTCTGGATGTATGCCGCAGGCATCATCGGATCGGTGCTGGTCTCAGGCGGTCTGATGCTTCTGGTGCGCAGGCAATTGGTGGTGGCAAGCCGACAGATCGACTACGAGATCCGCCGGGACATTTTTGCCAACATGACCCACCTCGACAAAAGTTTCTTTGACCGGAGCCGCACCGGAGACATCATGAACCGCCTGACCGCTGACCTGAGCGCTGTACGTGAAATGCTCGGGTTTGGTGCTTTTCAGGGGGCTTCGGTGATTTCGGTGTTTGCAGCATCTCTGGTGGTGATGTTCAGCATTTCGGCCAAATTGACGTGGTTGGTCCTGACCGTGATTCCCATCATGATCCTTGTGCTGGCCCTCTTGATGCGCCTGATTGCCAAGCGGTATGTGAAAGCACAGGAACAGTCTTCTCTGATCAGTGCCAAGGCACAGGAAAACTTCTCTGGTGTGCGGGTGGTCAAAGGTTACGCCATCGAAGACACCGAAATCAGAGAATATCAGGCCCTGAATGACGAACTGATCAAGCGCAACCTGAAAGTCACCATGCTGGAAGGTCCCCTGTGGGCTTTTCTGAGCATGTTGATGGGCATCGCTTACGTGCTGGTCCTGATTTACGGTGGGCAAATGATCCTGAGGGGGCAACTGACCCTCGGGGAGTTCACCCAGTTCACCATGACCTTGGAGCGCTTCACCTGGCCCATCATGGCTGCGGGCATGATCCTGACCATCTCCCAGAGGGGTGCCAGTTCATGGGAGCGTCTGCTTGAACTCATGGAAGCCAAACCCGAGATCAAAGACGATGCGGCAGACCAGAGCATCACCACCCTCAAAGGGGACATCGAGTTCCGTGATGTGACCGTGAGGTATGGCAACCGTACCATCCTGAAAAACCTCAATCTGAAAATTGCTGCGGGGCAAACCCTCGGGATCACCGGGGCCACTGGATCAGGCAAGACCATCCTGATGCAACTGGTGACCCGCCTGATTGACGCCACCGAAGGTGAAGTGCTGATTGATGGGGTGCCCATCAAGCGGATTCCCTTGCAGGTGCTGCGTTCCCACATTGGGGTGGTGCCTCAGGAGCCGTTCCTGTTCAGTGAAACGATTGCACAGAACGTGGCTTTTGGGGTCAACACCAGCAACTACCCCGAGATTCCTGTAGGTGTGTCGGTCCTGAAATCTGCTGCTCCAGAGAAAGCCGAACCCATTATCGACATGGAGAAGGTGCGCTGGGCCACCGACATTGCAGGCCTCACCCATGACATTGAGGGCTTTCCCAAAGGCTTTGACACTGAAATTGGTGAGCGTGGTGTTTCGCTCAGTGGGGGCCAGAAGCAAAGGACCGCTCTGGCCCGTGCGATTGCCCGTGAGCCTGAAGTGCTGATTCTGGACGACAGCATGAGCGCCGTGGACACCGAAACCGAAGCCCGCATCCTGAGTGGCCTGAAGAAAGTCATGCCCGGAAGAACCGTGATGCTGGTCAGTCACCGGGTGTCCACCCTCAGGCACGCCGACCACATCATTTTGCTCCAGAACGGTGAAATCATCGAGCAGGGCAGCCACGAAGAACTGGTGTCTCTGGGAGGCGAGTACGCCGAACTGGAACGCCTGCAATCTCTGGCCAGTGATCTGGAAAACGACAAAGAGGTAAATGCATGACCCAGCCTGATGATGCAGGAACCAAGGCTTTTGACTGGGAATTGGCCAAACGGATTTTCACTTACCTGAAGCCTTACCGTTATCTGGTGGGGTTCACCATGGTTGCAGCCGTGTTGATGGCTGCCTTGCAACCCTATTTCGGGGTGCTCCAGAGAAACGCCATCGACTGCTATCTGGCCCCCACCCACTCTGCCAACTGTGGGAATGTGGGCAGCACCGAAGAGGCCCTTTACCGTGGTGTGGTGCAAATTGGCCTGCTGTATCTGGGCCTGAAGGTCTTTGAATTTCTTTTCAAATATGGCTTCACTTATGCACTGAACTGGATTGGTCAGCACGTGCTGTATGACATCCGCAGTGACATCTTTGGCAAACTCCAGAGGCTGCACCTCGGGTATTTTGACAAGAACCCAGTGGGCCGATTGATCACCCGTGTGACCAGTGATGTGGACGCCATCAACCAGTTCATCACCAACGGTTTGTCCTCTCTGGTGACCTCCTCCTTGCTGATTCTGGCTTATGTGGTGATCATGCTCTCCCTGAGCTGGAAACTGGCTCTGGTGTCTTTTACGGTGCTGCCTTTCCTGTTCTGGGCTTCCACCTTCTTTCGCAACAAAATGCGGATTTCTTCCAGAGATGTGCGCATCAAACAGGCCATTGTGAACACCCAACTGAACGAGAACATCACCGGGATGCTCACCGTGCAACTGTTCAACCGTGAAGGGCGCAACCAGTCCAAATTTGACCTTGCCAACCGGGCTTTTCTGGGTGGAATGCTGGAAAACGTGCGCTGGTTCTCCCTGTACATGCCCACAGTTTCTTTGTTGTCCAACGTGGCCATGGCCATGGTGATCTGGTATGGTGGCCGTGAAATCTTGGAAGGGCAGGGCATCACTCTGGGCCTCTTGATTGCATTTACGGCATGGATCACCCAACTTTTCCAGCCGATTCAGGACCTGGCGGATGTGTTCACCAACATGCAGATGGCCATGGCCAGTGCAGAGCGCATTTTTGGAGTGTTGGACACCGATGAAGAAATCAAAGATCCTGCCAACCCCAAAACCGTGGACGGCTTCAAAGGCGAAGTGAAATTCGAGAATGTCTGGTTTGCCTATGACAGCCAGACCCCAGCAGACAGCCCAGAGAAAGACGACCGCTGGATTTTGAGGGGCATTGATTTGCACATCAAGCCCGGTGAAAGTGTCGCTCTGGTGGGGGCCACCGGAGCAGGGAAGACCAGCATCATTTCTCTGGTGTCCCGTTTTTACGACATCCAGAGGGGCAGCGTGAAAGTGGATGGCATCGATGTGCGCGAGTACAGCCAGCACAGCCTGAGGAAACACATCGGGGTGGTGTTGCAGGATGTGTTCCTGTTCGCTGGAACCATCGAAAGCAACCTGCGTCTGGGCAACGAGAGCATCCCCATGGAGCGCATCGTGAACGCCTGCAAATACGTTGGGGTACACGAATTCATCATGACGCTGCCAGATGGCTACCAGAGCGAAGTGCGTGAACGCGGGGCCACCCTCTCTACGGGGCAGAAGCAACTGCTGGCCTTTGCCCGTGCCCTGATTCAGAACCCCGACATTTTGCTGGTTCTGGACGAAGCCACCGCCAGTGTGGACACCGAAACCGAGCTCTTGATTCAGGACTCACTGACCAAACTGATGCATGGGCGCACCAGCATCATCATTGCCCACCGCCTGTCCACCATTGAGCACTGTGACCGGATTGTGGTGATGCGCAAAGGCAAAATTGTGGAACAGGGCAGCCACAAAGAGCTTCTGGCCAGAGGCGGTTACTACGCCAAGTTGCACCAGTTGCAATACTCGGGTCATGCCATGAGCGCCGACTGAACAGGTGTTGCACCGTTTATAGCATTTGACAGAAGAACAAAAGGATGTCTCTCTGGAAAGGGTTTTTTGAAACAGGAGGATTCACCTGAATCCTCCTGTTTCACTGATAAACGCAGCAGAACAGGACCGCAGGGTTCTGTTTTTTGGTGTTCTTGCATGGATTGACATGAATTTGACCACCATCAAGGGGTTGTTATTGCTGAAACCGAGCGTTTAGGATGGTGAGAGCCATGATCCCCGACCCGACCGTGCAACTCTTGACCGAAGCCACCAGCATTCTGGTTCCCAACATTCCTGTTGCCAAATTGGAAGAATTGGCGATCATGCAGGGACGCTCTGGAGCCACTGTGGGTCGGTTCAAAGTGACACCTCAGGGGCAGAAATCCATCACGTTGGTCACCAAGGCTGCCACAGTCATTGAGAGGCGGGTGCTTCACCGACTGCATTTGCAGCGTCAGGCTGTGCCCTGGAGTTACAGTCAGGATCTGGAAAGCCTGCTGCCCATGCAGATTGCCATGCAGGACATCAAAGGTGAGCATCGCCCTGATGTGATGTCTTACATCGATGAGGAAGTGCAACGCAATGAAGCGGCTGCTCTGGCCGCCATCCACGCCCGCAACCTCAAAAAAGAACATGAATTGGGATGGTTGCCCAAGGTGGACTGGGAATTCTTGAATCAGAGCCTTGAGAAATGGTGGAGAACACCCTGGCAGAAAGCTTTGGAGATGCCAGAGTTCAGGCGCACCTTTGGTCCATTGATTCCCAGAATCGAGTCTGCTGCAGACAAAATGCTCATTGAGGTGGCCAGTTTGAATCAGGATTTTCGGAGCTTGACCCTGATTCACAATGACCTGTGCCCTCCCAACGTCTTGATCACCCCCGAAAAACAGGTCTTCATTCTGGACTGGGAGCAGGCCAGATGGGGTTCTTTTTACATGGATTTGCCTCCACACATGCCCACCTTTGAGAGCACTGCGCCTTACCGTCGGGCTCTGGTGCGTGAGGGGGTGACGGTGTCCATTCCAGAGTTCAAAGACAGGTACCGCGCAGCCTGCCATTATGTGGGTTTCGTTAACCTCTGGTCTGCTTTGTCTGCATGGAAACGCAATCCTGCAGATGAGGGGCATGTGCGCCATTGGATGAATTTGATTCTGTGTTGATGGAACGGCACCGTTTTTGACTCAATTCAAAAACTTGTGATACATAATTTCAGCTTTGGATGTTCGGGGTTTGAAGTCACAGTCTAAATTTAGACTCCACGGTCTAAAAATGTCTATACGAATTGAACCGGGTGTTTTCTTGAACTCAAACCAAAAAATCCCCACAGCCACGAAAAATGCCCTTGAAACCGTACCCTTTTTGATGGTCGGTTAGACATCTGAGCTAGAGCACGCGATTTTCATCAAAAAGCAGACACGCTACAATTCTTGTCATGGAGCCGATCACCTTACGGGAACGCCAGAAAGAACGACGCCGTAACCGCATTTACGCCGTTGCCATAGACCTGTTCAAACGCAACGGGTTTCAACAGACCACCGCCACGGACATTGCAAAAGGCGCACACGTTTCCCGAGGCACCTTCTTCAACTACTACCCCTACAAAGAAGCCGTTCTGCTGGACTTCGGAGCAGAACTTGTAGACACCCTTGCAGACCAGGCCGAGAGACAACTGCAAAACGGGGTTTCTCCAGAGCAGGTGCTGCAAGAAATCTTCAAACAACTGGCCCAGTTCTGCAGCAAAGACAAAGATTTGTTTCCCCCTCTGGCTTACGAAGTGCTGAATCCAGACCCTGACCGTGCCAGAACGGCTTATCAGGCCCTGCCCCTCTCCAAAGTCATCGAGATGTGCTTGCGTCCCCTCAAAGAGCAAGGACGCCTCAGAGACGACCTGTCGCTGGAGCGCATGTGCAACCTGATTGCCGACACTTTCCTGATGGTGGCTTTGCGCTGGAGCGCCTACAACTCCGAAGGTGATCTCGAACAGGAATTGAGAAAATCTCTGGCCATGATGCTGGATGGGGTTTTCAAACGCTGAAGGTTCAGGGCAGATGCCCACAACCCTTGCCAGAGGAGGATGTCTCCTCTGGTTTTGTTTTCTTCAGGTGCAGCTTCTCCAATTGAGGTAGAATTCAGGTCTAATCCACTTTCAAGGACATCAGGCAATGCGAAAGATCTTCATCAGCAGCGGAAAACACCAGTGGCCTTTCTCCAAAGGACTTGTGGTGGAGTCGTTGCTGAACGTGGGCATTGATCAGGACGCCGCCACCGCCATCGCCCGCAGTGTGGAACAACACATCCGCAACAAGAAAAAGCGCAACGTCACCCCCGAGGAACTCAAAGACATCGTGACAGCCTTCACCCGCAAGCGGCTCGGGAAGAAGATTGCAGATGATTTCACCCACCAGATTCCTACCTTTACGGACATCACCGTGCAGGATGAGGGAGGGCTCAAGTTGCCTTTCTCCAGAGGCATTCTGGCCCGCAGCCTTGAAGTGGCCCGCCTGACCCCCAAGCAGGCTTACGAAACCGCCAAAGAGGTGGACCGCAGGCTGCGCATGAAGGGCGTGGAAGAAATTTCCTCGCAGGAAATCGAAGCCATCACCGAAGAGGTTTTGGAAGAGACTGTGGGCACAGCTGGACGCTCTTCTTACCGTGAGCGCTACCACTCTACAGGTGCCCTGATGGTTCAGGATCCCAGTGGCCTGATGTATCCCTTCTCCAAGGGTATTCTGGCCCAGTCCTTGCTTGCGACAGGGCTCACCTCTCTGGTGGCCCACCGCATCTCCAGAGACTCTGAACTGCAACTCCGCGAATTGGGTCTCAAGAGCGTGACCCGTGCCCAGATTCGCAACGAAGTGGAACAGGCATTGATCCGCGAAGTTGGAGAAGACATTGCCCTCAGGTACCGCCTGATGCGCGTGATCCGCAACCCCGAGAGACCACTGGTGGTGCTGGTCGGAGGGGTTTCGGGAACAGGCAAGAGTTACATCGCTGCCGAGATTGCCTATCGTCTGGGGATCACGCGGGTGGTCTCCACCGACTCCATTCGTGAAGTGATGCGGGCCATGATCAGCCCTCAACTGACCCCCACCCTGCATGCCAGCACCTTCGAGGCATGGCAGAGCCTGCTCGGACCAGACGATGACCGCGAACTGCCCACCGAAGAACAGTTGCTGCAAGGGTTCCGTGAACAGGTGCAACAGGTCAGCCTCGGGATCCATGCGATCATCCAGAGGGCCATCAAAGAGAACACCAGCATCGTGCTGGAAGGGGTGCACATTGTACCGGGCTATTTTGGCATGATTCAGGAGCCCGGAGCCCTGTTCATTCCCATGCTGATGGCCCTGCCAGACGAGGACACCCACCGTTCACGCTTTTACAGCCGCGATCAGGAGACCCACCAGCTCAGGCCCAAACAGCGCTACCTCAACCACTTTCAGGAAATCCGGTCTTTGCAGGATTACATCATGGGACTCGCCACCAAAACAGGGGTGCCCATCCTGCAATCGGATGGACAGGACCGCAATGTGGAACAGGCCATGGAAGTGATTGCCAACCGGGTGCTCCAGAGTGTGCCCATTGGCATGCCAGAGAAACGCTGAGCACCAAACACAAAAAAACACAAAAAGTGTTTTGCTCGTTACAGCAAAACACTTTTTGTAACCTGTGTAGAGGTTATTTCAAAACCACACCATTCCACGTTTCAAGCATCTTCACCACAGCGGTGTGGTCTTCTGCTGCTCCCACGGTGTCTCTGGCAGCCTTGTACAGGCTTTCTGTGAGGGCGAACAGGGGAGTGGAAGCCCCCGAGGAACGGGCCACATCCAGAGCAATTCCAGCATCTTTGGCAAGCAATCCCAGTGCAAATGTGGCTGGAAATTCACGGGTCAGGACCCTCTGGGGAATCAGGTTCTGGGTGGCGTTGCTGCGCCCACTGCTGACATTGATCACTTCCAGAGCCGCTTCCAGATTCACGCCCAGTTTGGCCAGAGCGACCAGCCCCTCTCCTGCAGAAAGCAAGTTGATGGCCAGCAGCATGTTGTTGACGGCCTTCACCGCATGGCCTGAGCCCACCTCGCCCACATGGACCACTTTGGAGGCAAAGGATTGCAAAACAGGTTGTGCCCGTTCAATCTCTGCTCTGGGACCACCCACCATGACACTCAGGGTGCCCTGAATGGCTCCTGTTGTGCCTCCGCTGACAGGTGCATCCAGATAAGTGACTTCTGCCGCTTGAAGCCTTTGTGCCACTTCCAGACTCTTGACCGGATCTCCAGAGGTGCAATCGATCCACAGGCCGCCTTTCTTCAGGTAAGGCAAGACCTGTTCAAGGACTTCGATGACTTCTCGGGTGGTGGGCAAGCAGGTGAACAGCACGTCCACATCCTGCAGCATGGCAAAACCATCCAGCACAACTGTTCCAAATTCATTGCTGTGCTGATGGGCTTTTTCTGCTGTGCGGTTCCAAACCAGGGTTTTGAAATGTGTGTTCAGGTGTCCTGCCATGGGATATCCCATGGCACCCAGACCAACAAAAGCCGTTTTCATGGGGTTCAGCCTAACATGAAAAACCAGAGGGGCTGAACCCCATGTCGATTTTTGAGCACTGAAATCAATAGGGTTTCAGATCAAACAGGATGTACAGGTTTTTCAGGGGTCCTGGCAGGGCATGGTCATCAAAAAGCTGCACCATGTTTTGCATGTCTTCGATGTGGTACTTGAAGTACAACTTGTTTTCATACAGGTCAATGATGTCCTGATCAATGATTTCTTCGAAACGACCACGGAAGTCATGGTGGTTTTCATAATGGATGGCCATGATCAAGCTCACCAGGGTTCTGCGGGTGATGTACAGGTGAGGTTGGTCTGTGTGCACATACTCCTGCACAATGTCTGTGATTTTTTTCAGGGCCTCGCTGTACTCATGGAATTGCAGCTGGGTTTGTTGCTGGATGAACTGGATCAACACATTGCTGCGCAGGGCTTCACCGAACTCTGGCAGGTAAATGGCTGAACTGAGGAATTCTTCTCCCGATAGGTCAGACCTGTAGTGGTGAATCCAGATGAACAACACCTGATTGTGGAAAGAACTCTTGAGGGAGTACATGTGTTGCTTGCGGACATTGCTGCCCAGATGGACTTCATTTTCAGTGATTTGGAGGATGTCCAGGTCCAGCTTTTGCTGCATGAACACCGCCATGGCCATCACCGGGTCATTGATCCTTTCCAGAGGAATGGTTTGCAGTATCTTCACGTGAACCTCGTCTCAGATTACACCAAACCTGAAAGCGATTTCAGCGAAAATGAGCATCCATGAGCAAAAGATTAACCGTAGTACACGTGATGCTCAGGAGCAGTCACCCACAGCATGTCTCCCTGCACAAAACGTTCCAGAGAGTCCAGCACATCCCATCCCCACCGTCTGAACACGTATTCACCTTGAAAGCCCGTCATGCTGTAAATGGCAGACTGGCTGTCCATGAAAGCATCAAAGACCTCCAGCCCATAAGCAAATGGGGTGAGGTCGGGATTCAGGTGCAAATAGTTTTCCATGTTCAGAGAGCCGAAACCCACTGGAGCGAGGGTCTCTCCCAGCAACTGTCGACCCAATTGCAACATGTCTGAGATGATGTCTCCATCATCGTCCACCAGTTGTATGGTGAAGGTGGAATCGGTGTTCCATCCGCCCAGCCGGAATGGCCCACGACAATGGAATTGCAGGTTTCCAGCAA carries:
- a CDS encoding ABC transporter ATP-binding protein; this translates as MNHLKKLAPYLRNHMRQYVIGVLAVLVSNVAVLLGPYVVRLAIDSISAAFKNQQALPNLWMYAAGIIGSVLVSGGLMLLVRRQLVVASRQIDYEIRRDIFANMTHLDKSFFDRSRTGDIMNRLTADLSAVREMLGFGAFQGASVISVFAASLVVMFSISAKLTWLVLTVIPIMILVLALLMRLIAKRYVKAQEQSSLISAKAQENFSGVRVVKGYAIEDTEIREYQALNDELIKRNLKVTMLEGPLWAFLSMLMGIAYVLVLIYGGQMILRGQLTLGEFTQFTMTLERFTWPIMAAGMILTISQRGASSWERLLELMEAKPEIKDDAADQSITTLKGDIEFRDVTVRYGNRTILKNLNLKIAAGQTLGITGATGSGKTILMQLVTRLIDATEGEVLIDGVPIKRIPLQVLRSHIGVVPQEPFLFSETIAQNVAFGVNTSNYPEIPVGVSVLKSAAPEKAEPIIDMEKVRWATDIAGLTHDIEGFPKGFDTEIGERGVSLSGGQKQRTALARAIAREPEVLILDDSMSAVDTETEARILSGLKKVMPGRTVMLVSHRVSTLRHADHIILLQNGEIIEQGSHEELVSLGGEYAELERLQSLASDLENDKEVNA
- a CDS encoding NAD(P)-dependent oxidoreductase; the protein is MKTAFVGLGAMGYPMAGHLNTHFKTLVWNRTAEKAHQHSNEFGTVVLDGFAMLQDVDVLFTCLPTTREVIEVLEQVLPYLKKGGLWIDCTSGDPVKSLEVAQRLQAAEVTYLDAPVSGGTTGAIQGTLSVMVGGPRAEIERAQPVLQSFASKVVHVGEVGSGHAVKAVNNMLLAINLLSAGEGLVALAKLGVNLEAALEVINVSSGRSNATQNLIPQRVLTREFPATFALGLLAKDAGIALDVARSSGASTPLFALTESLYKAARDTVGAAEDHTAVVKMLETWNGVVLK
- a CDS encoding phosphotransferase; protein product: MIPDPTVQLLTEATSILVPNIPVAKLEELAIMQGRSGATVGRFKVTPQGQKSITLVTKAATVIERRVLHRLHLQRQAVPWSYSQDLESLLPMQIAMQDIKGEHRPDVMSYIDEEVQRNEAAALAAIHARNLKKEHELGWLPKVDWEFLNQSLEKWWRTPWQKALEMPEFRRTFGPLIPRIESAADKMLIEVASLNQDFRSLTLIHNDLCPPNVLITPEKQVFILDWEQARWGSFYMDLPPHMPTFESTAPYRRALVREGVTVSIPEFKDRYRAACHYVGFVNLWSALSAWKRNPADEGHVRHWMNLILC
- a CDS encoding GTP-binding protein; the protein is MAKGTFERTKPHVNVGTIGHVDHGKTTLTAAITFTAAAADPTIEKLAYDQIDKAPEEKARGITINTAHVEYNTPSRHYSHVDCPGHADYVKNMITGAAQMDGAILVVS
- a CDS encoding ATP cone domain-containing protein, translated to MRKIFISSGKHQWPFSKGLVVESLLNVGIDQDAATAIARSVEQHIRNKKKRNVTPEELKDIVTAFTRKRLGKKIADDFTHQIPTFTDITVQDEGGLKLPFSRGILARSLEVARLTPKQAYETAKEVDRRLRMKGVEEISSQEIEAITEEVLEETVGTAGRSSYRERYHSTGALMVQDPSGLMYPFSKGILAQSLLATGLTSLVAHRISRDSELQLRELGLKSVTRAQIRNEVEQALIREVGEDIALRYRLMRVIRNPERPLVVLVGGVSGTGKSYIAAEIAYRLGITRVVSTDSIREVMRAMISPQLTPTLHASTFEAWQSLLGPDDDRELPTEEQLLQGFREQVQQVSLGIHAIIQRAIKENTSIVLEGVHIVPGYFGMIQEPGALFIPMLMALPDEDTHRSRFYSRDQETHQLRPKQRYLNHFQEIRSLQDYIMGLATKTGVPILQSDGQDRNVEQAMEVIANRVLQSVPIGMPEKR
- a CDS encoding TetR/AcrR family transcriptional regulator; its protein translation is MEPITLRERQKERRRNRIYAVAIDLFKRNGFQQTTATDIAKGAHVSRGTFFNYYPYKEAVLLDFGAELVDTLADQAERQLQNGVSPEQVLQEIFKQLAQFCSKDKDLFPPLAYEVLNPDPDRARTAYQALPLSKVIEMCLRPLKEQGRLRDDLSLERMCNLIADTFLMVALRWSAYNSEGDLEQELRKSLAMMLDGVFKR
- a CDS encoding ABC transporter ATP-binding protein is translated as MTQPDDAGTKAFDWELAKRIFTYLKPYRYLVGFTMVAAVLMAALQPYFGVLQRNAIDCYLAPTHSANCGNVGSTEEALYRGVVQIGLLYLGLKVFEFLFKYGFTYALNWIGQHVLYDIRSDIFGKLQRLHLGYFDKNPVGRLITRVTSDVDAINQFITNGLSSLVTSSLLILAYVVIMLSLSWKLALVSFTVLPFLFWASTFFRNKMRISSRDVRIKQAIVNTQLNENITGMLTVQLFNREGRNQSKFDLANRAFLGGMLENVRWFSLYMPTVSLLSNVAMAMVIWYGGREILEGQGITLGLLIAFTAWITQLFQPIQDLADVFTNMQMAMASAERIFGVLDTDEEIKDPANPKTVDGFKGEVKFENVWFAYDSQTPADSPEKDDRWILRGIDLHIKPGESVALVGATGAGKTSIISLVSRFYDIQRGSVKVDGIDVREYSQHSLRKHIGVVLQDVFLFAGTIESNLRLGNESIPMERIVNACKYVGVHEFIMTLPDGYQSEVRERGATLSTGQKQLLAFARALIQNPDILLVLDEATASVDTETELLIQDSLTKLMHGRTSIIIAHRLSTIEHCDRIVVMRKGKIVEQGSHKELLARGGYYAKLHQLQYSGHAMSAD
- a CDS encoding L-lactate dehydrogenase gives rise to the protein MKVGIVGTGFVGAAAAYALTLRGSCTELVLTDINAKKALAEAEDIQHATPFTHPVRVTAGKYEDLEGAKVVILTAGVNQKPGETRLQLLERNVNIFSEMVPQVVQAAPEAILIVATNPVDVLTAITAKIAGLPEGRVLGSGTTLDTARFRALVGQHVGIDPQHVHAFVLGEHGDSEVLAWSSASISGIPIGEYCVQRGIQWDDAIKSSIDEKVRKAAYTIIEGKGATYYGIGAALARITEVITRDARAILSVTAPDSEGLAYALPRIVGGDGIKETLEVPLSTREALQLSRSVEVLREATRSAMDHLYA